The Mucilaginibacter mallensis genome has a segment encoding these proteins:
- a CDS encoding potassium-transporting ATPase subunit F → MIALFIVAIAVFFYMVYVLLKPEKF, encoded by the coding sequence ATGATCGCATTATTCATCGTAGCCATCGCCGTATTCTTCTATATGGTTTATGTGCTTCTTAAACCCGAAAAATTCTAA
- the kdpA gene encoding potassium-transporting ATPase subunit KdpA yields MNTEYIGIIFMYLATIALAIPLGKYIAKVFKGEKTWMDFMAPLERFIFKFSGIDTHREMNWKQHLKALLTINLLWLFYAFFCLLFQGHLPLNPDANPNQTPDLAFNTALSFLTNTNLQDYSGESGATYFTQHFVFMFLHFVSAATGFAAMMVVFKAMKDKTTEKLGNYWDFFLKSITRVLLPISFVVAVILAFNGTPTSYKGKDTVIGLQGDTVHVSRGPAAAMIAIKQVGTNGGGWFGVNSAHPFENPNYLTNIVENISIIIIPIALVFALGFYLNKKKLALVVFGVMTIGFLIMLFPSVTAEVGGNPNIAHMGISQPGGSMEGKEVRFGPAASAYWGITTTVTSNGSVNAMHDSMMPVSGLAQMFDMMINAFYGGIGVGFLNFYIFVIIAVFISGLMVGRTPEFMGHKIEAREMKIASLIALLHPFIILVGTSLASYVLVHFPNANWGTKPSAWLNNPSFHGFTEMLYQYASSAANNGSGYGGLTANNIFWNVTTGLVIFVGRFLPIIGPVAIAGILASKKTVPESAGTLKTDTATFGVMIFAVIFIIAALSFFPALALGPIAEHFSIK; encoded by the coding sequence ATGAACACAGAATATATAGGTATAATTTTCATGTACCTGGCTACCATAGCCCTGGCCATCCCACTGGGAAAATACATAGCCAAAGTATTTAAAGGTGAAAAAACATGGATGGACTTTATGGCACCGCTTGAAAGGTTCATCTTTAAATTCAGTGGCATCGACACTCATCGCGAGATGAACTGGAAACAGCATTTAAAAGCATTGCTAACTATTAACTTACTGTGGTTGTTTTATGCTTTCTTTTGCCTGTTGTTCCAGGGTCACCTTCCGCTTAACCCGGATGCAAACCCTAACCAAACCCCGGATCTGGCATTTAATACAGCCCTTAGCTTTTTAACCAACACCAATTTACAGGATTACTCAGGCGAATCGGGTGCTACCTACTTTACACAGCACTTTGTATTCATGTTCCTGCACTTTGTGAGTGCCGCGACTGGTTTTGCAGCTATGATGGTTGTATTTAAAGCCATGAAGGATAAGACTACCGAGAAATTGGGTAACTACTGGGATTTCTTCCTGAAATCTATTACCAGGGTGTTATTGCCAATCAGTTTTGTAGTAGCTGTTATATTAGCCTTTAACGGCACACCAACCAGCTATAAAGGTAAAGACACGGTTATAGGTTTACAGGGCGATACCGTACACGTATCACGCGGCCCTGCTGCAGCCATGATCGCTATTAAACAGGTAGGCACCAACGGTGGCGGCTGGTTTGGCGTAAACTCGGCACACCCTTTTGAAAACCCTAATTACTTAACCAACATAGTTGAGAACATCAGCATCATCATTATCCCTATCGCCTTAGTATTTGCATTGGGTTTCTATCTCAATAAAAAGAAACTGGCCTTGGTAGTTTTCGGGGTGATGACGATCGGTTTCCTCATCATGCTGTTCCCATCGGTAACTGCTGAAGTTGGTGGCAACCCTAACATCGCACACATGGGCATCAGTCAGCCCGGCGGTTCAATGGAAGGCAAGGAAGTGCGTTTCGGGCCCGCAGCATCTGCTTACTGGGGTATCACAACTACTGTAACCTCAAACGGATCGGTAAACGCCATGCATGATAGCATGATGCCGGTATCGGGCTTAGCGCAAATGTTTGATATGATGATCAACGCCTTTTACGGTGGTATAGGCGTAGGTTTCCTAAACTTCTACATCTTTGTTATCATAGCTGTATTCATTTCCGGCTTGATGGTAGGACGTACGCCTGAGTTCATGGGCCACAAAATTGAAGCCCGTGAAATGAAGATCGCATCGTTGATAGCTTTGCTGCACCCATTCATCATATTGGTAGGTACATCTTTAGCTTCATACGTACTGGTTCATTTCCCAAATGCAAACTGGGGTACAAAACCATCAGCATGGTTAAATAACCCAAGCTTCCACGGCTTTACTGAAATGCTGTATCAATATGCATCAAGCGCGGCCAACAATGGTTCAGGTTACGGTGGTTTAACAGCCAACAACATTTTCTGGAACGTAACTACCGGCCTTGTAATATTTGTAGGCAGGTTCTTACCAATCATAGGCCCGGTAGCCATTGCAGGTATACTGGCCAGCAAAAAAACTGTGCCGGAGTCGGCAGGTACATTAAAAACAGATACCGCCACCTTTGGGGTGATGATATTCGCGGTGATATTTATTATCGCAGCACTGTCTTTCTTCCCTGCACTGGCCCTTGGCCCTATAGCCGAACACTTCTCAATCAAATAA
- the kdpB gene encoding potassium-transporting ATPase subunit KdpB has translation MKSDKNTLFQGDQMKDAFVQSFIKLDPRILVRNPVMFTVEIGTVVMLIVTIFSFSNTGQGSWGYNFTIFFVLFLTVLFANFAEAIAEARGKAQAESLRKTRSETPARLLVDGKEQQVMSSQLKKGDVFICETNDTIPTDGEIIEGIATIDESAITGESAPVIRESGGDKSSVTGGTKVLSDRIKVQVTTQPGESFLDKMIALVEGASRQKTPNEIALTILLAGFTLIFVIVCVTLKPFGDYANTPITIAAFISLFVCLIPTTIGGLLSAIGIAGMDRALRANVITKSGKAVETAGDLDVLLLDKTGTITIGNRKATNFYPTAGINEKDFITACVLSSLADETPEGKSIVELAEEGKIKVSVKAPADSVFIKFTAETRSSGLDTPDGLRIRKGAFDSIRNMALKAGNEFPSDVEVNVKTIASNGGTPLVVSQNEQILGVIELQDIIKPGIYERFERLRKMGVKTVMVTGDNPLTAKFIAEKAGVDDFIAEAKPEDKMNYIKAEQQGGKLVAMMGDGTNDAPALAQADVGVAMNSGTQAAKEAGNMVDLDNDPTKLIEIVEIGKQLLMTRGTLTTFSIANDVAKYFAIVPALFMVSIPALRALNIMDLHSPESAILSAVIFNAIIIPMLIPLALRGVEYKPIGASALLRRNLLIYGLGGVLIPFVGIKLIDLAVSLFI, from the coding sequence ATGAAATCTGATAAAAACACGTTATTCCAGGGCGATCAAATGAAGGATGCATTTGTGCAGTCGTTCATCAAACTTGATCCCCGCATATTGGTCCGCAACCCGGTGATGTTCACTGTTGAGATCGGTACCGTAGTAATGCTTATCGTAACTATTTTCTCCTTCTCCAATACAGGGCAAGGAAGCTGGGGCTATAACTTCACTATATTCTTTGTACTGTTCTTAACTGTACTATTCGCCAACTTTGCTGAGGCTATTGCCGAAGCACGTGGCAAGGCACAAGCTGAAAGCCTGCGCAAAACCCGTTCAGAAACACCAGCCCGTTTACTGGTTGATGGCAAGGAACAACAGGTAATGTCGTCACAACTTAAAAAAGGCGATGTATTCATCTGCGAAACCAATGATACCATCCCTACCGATGGCGAGATCATCGAAGGTATTGCTACCATTGATGAATCAGCCATTACAGGTGAATCTGCCCCGGTTATCCGTGAATCAGGTGGTGATAAATCATCAGTAACAGGTGGCACCAAAGTATTATCCGACCGTATTAAAGTACAGGTTACTACCCAGCCCGGCGAAAGCTTTTTGGATAAGATGATTGCCTTAGTTGAAGGTGCATCACGCCAGAAAACACCTAACGAGATTGCTTTAACCATATTGCTTGCAGGCTTCACCTTAATATTTGTGATTGTTTGCGTTACCTTAAAACCATTCGGCGACTATGCTAACACCCCTATAACCATAGCAGCCTTCATCTCACTTTTTGTTTGTTTGATTCCGACGACTATCGGTGGCCTTTTGTCGGCCATCGGTATCGCCGGTATGGACAGGGCATTACGTGCCAATGTGATCACCAAATCAGGTAAAGCCGTTGAAACTGCCGGTGACCTTGATGTTCTATTATTAGATAAAACAGGTACCATCACCATAGGCAACCGTAAGGCTACCAACTTTTACCCAACCGCCGGTATTAACGAAAAGGATTTCATCACCGCCTGCGTATTAAGCTCACTGGCCGATGAAACTCCCGAAGGTAAATCAATTGTTGAACTGGCCGAGGAAGGTAAAATTAAAGTATCTGTTAAAGCACCTGCTGATTCAGTGTTCATTAAGTTCACTGCCGAAACCCGCTCAAGCGGTTTGGATACTCCTGATGGCTTACGCATCCGTAAAGGTGCGTTTGACTCTATCCGCAACATGGCTTTGAAAGCCGGCAATGAGTTCCCATCTGATGTGGAAGTGAATGTAAAAACTATCGCATCAAATGGTGGTACACCGCTGGTAGTATCACAAAACGAGCAGATACTGGGTGTTATTGAGTTACAGGATATCATTAAACCGGGCATATATGAGCGTTTTGAGCGCCTACGTAAAATGGGTGTAAAAACCGTAATGGTTACCGGTGATAATCCTTTAACTGCTAAATTTATAGCTGAGAAAGCTGGCGTGGATGATTTTATTGCCGAAGCCAAGCCTGAGGATAAAATGAACTATATAAAAGCAGAGCAACAAGGTGGTAAACTGGTAGCCATGATGGGCGACGGCACAAATGATGCCCCCGCACTTGCACAAGCCGATGTTGGTGTGGCCATGAACAGTGGTACGCAAGCTGCAAAAGAGGCTGGTAATATGGTGGATCTTGACAATGACCCTACCAAGCTGATCGAGATCGTGGAAATTGGTAAGCAATTATTGATGACCCGTGGTACTTTAACCACATTCTCTATAGCTAATGATGTGGCTAAATACTTCGCTATTGTTCCGGCATTGTTTATGGTATCAATTCCTGCCTTAAGGGCATTAAATATCATGGATCTGCATAGCCCGGAATCAGCTATATTATCAGCCGTTATTTTTAACGCGATAATTATACCGATGCTAATCCCACTTGCTTTACGCGGTGTGGAATACAAACCGATTGGTGCCAGCGCATTATTACGCCGCAACTTGTTGATCTACGGTTTAGGTGGTGTATTGATCCCATTCGTAGGCATCAAATTGATTGATCTTGCCGTATCACTATTTATATAA
- the kdpC gene encoding potassium-transporting ATPase subunit KdpC, giving the protein MKTYLLPSLKISLILIVLLSGIYPLAIAGIGKFAPGNGDGVTVMYKGRVVGYANIGQKFTKDKYFYSRPSAANYQADGGVGSNKGPSNPDYLKDVNAKIDTFLKHNPGITREQIPAELVTSSGSGLDPDLSPAGAQIQAARIAKIRNISIDKVNAIIAANTEQPLFGLFGPPKVNVLKMNVALDELK; this is encoded by the coding sequence ATGAAAACGTATCTATTACCATCCCTTAAAATATCACTTATACTGATAGTATTGTTATCAGGGATATATCCTTTAGCCATTGCCGGTATAGGCAAATTTGCTCCCGGTAACGGTGATGGTGTAACTGTTATGTATAAAGGCCGCGTGGTTGGTTATGCCAACATCGGCCAAAAATTTACCAAGGATAAATACTTTTACTCACGCCCATCTGCCGCTAATTACCAGGCCGATGGTGGTGTTGGTTCAAACAAGGGCCCGTCAAATCCTGATTATTTAAAGGATGTGAATGCCAAAATCGATACATTTTTAAAGCACAACCCGGGTATAACCCGTGAGCAGATCCCTGCCGAACTGGTTACTTCATCAGGTAGTGGCTTAGACCCCGACCTTTCACCAGCCGGGGCACAAATACAAGCTGCACGTATAGCCAAAATCAGGAATATTTCTATAGATAAGGTTAATGCGATAATCGCAGCAAATACTGAGCAACCATTGTTTGGCTTGTTCGGGCCGCCAAAAGTTAACGTATTAAAAATGAATGTAGCATTGGACGAGTTGAAATAG